The genomic window TCATGTCCACACAAAGGCATAACATGTGACGGGTGTTTGCAAGAAGATACTGATTGTTTGAAGAGGACACAAGTCAAAAAGGATGGGTACCACTGTGTTATCATTACCTGTAAGCCTGCTGCTCTGTGAATCAAATCAGTGGtttttacatacagtagccATTACAGTGATCACATAACAATAACAGGATGTTGTTAATCAGCAGTGAGAATGACTGACCTTTCCTTGCTGAAGCAGTGTGCTGCTGAGatgagccaatcagaggagaGAACAGAAGCTCCACAGTACAGGTTACCAGAATTGTGGAGGCTGACCTGCCACGGCCACTCCCCCTCCACAGAGTTTTCGCCGCCCACGATACGCTCAGGTCCTGTAGATGAGCCCACCTTCCCCACCAGGGAGGGACGACCACAGGCTGAGGAGCACACAGTGAGGGGTTACTGGTTTTATTATACTGGGCTCTGGTTTTATTGTAACGTAGCACAGAACACAGAGCACAGGCAGAATATTACATATTGTTATACTGTAGTTAAAATTCAAGACAAAGCAATTCATGTTATTACTATGATTATGATCATGTTTATAGATCTATTGAGGAATTCTACGTGCACAGTTTGTTCTCTAAGCTGGCACGCAAATCATCACCATGACAGACAGGTCCGCTGCTGCCTTATTAAAAAGTAGAGCTCTGacctgtgcatgtgtgcgtgcatgtgcagTGAGTGATCAAAGACAAGCGTGTTCCCATCACCTTGAGACCCCATCATGATAAAATAACAGCTCACAGAGAAGGCTGTTACAGCTGGGTCACCTCAGCGCTGCAGGTCAGCAGGTTTGGAGCACACTACCCAGTGGATTGTGACATGACAACAATTTTCTCATGAAGCCACATGAAGGATCTGGCAGGATAATCATAAAGTATCCATTGCTTCATTAAGAGCAATGAACTATTCAGGGGGGACAGAACCAATTGTGCTGATGTGGGTTAGGTTGATAAATCATTGaactagtttttattttaaaaatgaatcttCCAGAGTGCACATATGGTGTATTATAAAAAGCAAGCAATTTTGTAACATTGCATCACACCACATGCTGACATTGGAGTCACTTTTAACACCGCAAGTTGCAAGATTTATTTCTAGAAAAAGGGTGGGTGTGTTATTATAAAAAAGATCTGTAGtgacatcattattattattttttcgcTGGGATTTTAGGATGTGCATATGGAGCAGGTAATGCAGAGCGCTCACCACAGTCGGCCTCATCACTGTGGTCCTGACAGTCATGTACACTGTCACACTTTGCGTTCTTCTTCAGGATGCAGGAGCCACTGTTGCACTGATACCTGATTGCAGAGCAGGTTGTTTCTGACAAGAGTAAAAAACACATTGCAATTATTAGACATTAATGGGTGAAATGGCATATACATTGCACTTGTGTAAACTTGAAAAAATCCTTACCCTGAGTGCAGTTGATCTCATCTATTCCATTGGTGCAGTCTGTCTCTCCGTTGCACACATACAAAGGATGCAGGGGACTGTTGCCGCCACAGTTCTTTGTTGGCCTTGCTGTGAAGAtaagcaacatttttttcaatgcATCACTACTTAATCAGGAAAATATAATTCAGCACAGTGTAGTGCTTTACTTATATTTCACAGTGTCATTTGTTCTTTTAAATAAGCAGCCGTACTGCGTAACTTCTCTGAGAACTTACAGCAGAAGACCTCATCACTCTCATCCTGGCAGTCGTCAAGACCGTCACAGCGTCGACTCTTCTCTACACACAGTCCTGTGGAGCACAGGAAGTGGCTCTCTGGACAGGCTGGTGCACACATAAGTGGGGAAGAGAGGTTTTTAATAGACAACTTAAGTGCATAAGCAAAAGTTTATATTCCTGCCACTCTGACTGACAAAAGTAGTTCTACCAAATATTTTATTCTCTAAAACTGGTCCATGTTTAtattcttttcatgattttccaaaatgtccatGCAATGTCTTCATGTCTGTTTTGccagtgtttcctctctgtcaaGCATATTTTAATTTCAGACTCCACTTCAAAACAAAGTCATTAACTCACATCCACACTAAAGCACAATGAAACACCTCTGATCTATCATTTCCTACGGTGTTCCCAGGCTGTTATAATGACTCATACTTTGGCCCTGTCAGTGCTTACGTTGGCTGATATTGTAGCTGCTGTAAGAAGCCTGGAAAGGCTGAGCTGAGTTACGTGAGCTGCAACGAAACTCCACCTCTGGGCTGTGGTCAGCGATCCGAAACACCGTCTGGTGTCCCACGTAGCTGCCACAGAAACTGTGGAGGGAAAGCAACAATCAACAAACCATCACAGGATGTTGTTGTGGGATGAAGTAAATGCACAGCTgaatacaatgtaaaaataacCCCTAAATGATATATCCAGACACTATGGATGTGCATATTTGGGGGTAAGTATGCAGTTGTGCCCACATACATGATTTCATTGACCTTCCACCAGCCGTGTTCACAGCCCTTCATGCCCTTTGGTTTCAGTACATAGTTCTGAAACTGCAGAGCAACTCCCAAAGCACTGTTGGGGGTctagaataaatacaaacaaaatataattaataaaaGATATTTGAAGTCACCAATTAAGAAAAGTTCAGCCACAGTTTTGCAagtcatgtatgtgtgtgtgtgtgtgtgtgtgtgtgcgtgcgtgcgtgcatgctttACCTTAAACTTCCAGATGCAGAAGCACTGTGGGGGCAGAAGGCTGGGGTGGAAGGGGCTGTAGATCTGACCACCGATGTCAGGCTCTAGGTGGGTCTCAATTTGAGACAAACACACTGAGAGAGACAGCGACAGTAAAggatttcattttctttcatgtTGCATACAACAGTGGTTACTAAAGAGGTCTCAAGATAAAACTGGGGGGTCACAAGATGGCAACAAAAATATCCTTTTTATACCCCAAATtacaaattgtgtttttttcttctgacttctctactcatttcattttttcttgtgaaattGTAAGTAATTTAATCCCTTCAGGCCTTTTAAAATTGCTCACATTAAACATTTATAATTACTTTGATCCACTGCTCATGGCTAGTAGACATATCAAAGGAATACTTGacaatttgtatatcaattagtcatgctgtgttaccttaaatttataaagaaaacattgatttattaattgattcatgttaacaacagcaaaacaataccaaaacatccatttacaaactctcacacaaattatgcagtataacccaagtctcatttaACTAGTTGTttgttcagtacttcccaaacacatgcatttttgcttaaaaaaaaaaccttagtaCGTCTATAAAACCAAACTGAGAGTAACACTCCTTCATGCACTTTCAAAACCAGACTCCAATACCATGGTTTTTGAGtcaaaatacatgtgtttgggaagtactgagcatacgactggataaatgacacttggattatactgcacaagttctGTGAGAGTTTGTACAGATATTTTGCTGTTGTCTAACATGGTCCCagatcaataaataaatcaatatgtttgttGTTTCCCACGCAACtaagttttcctcacaaattcaaggtaacacagcacgACTAACTGATACAAAAATGATGAATTTGTGTGGGTGAATTTCTCCTTTAAGTCTGAACACAAGCTTTACTTCTGTTGACATAAGCCAAAAATATAAAGTAACAAGGTAAATGTGTCATACTTTCTTCAGCGATGGCCTCAAAGTGTCCTCTGAAGCTCTTATTGCCATTTGTCATTCTGAAGGACAGCAACATGACATTGGAGGTAGACACCAGGGAGACGGAGCTGGACACTGGCTCACACAGCCTGCAGCAGAGACACAATTTAATACATGCAATGTCTCAGAGAAAAATACAGTGACATGTGCCCAAAAGCCTTAATGTTTATCTATATAGGGACAAGTATGtaccaaaaaaagacaacacataCTATAGCATTTATACCCTAAGCCAATTTGCAATGTCTGTCCCTTGATGGGcctttaaaatacattaaactcaattaaaaaagacacaagcacaaaacacaaacttcACAATAAATTCATACATTaagaacacaaaacacaactcaacataaaatacaaacagaACATGTAGTATGTGGAAAACCAGATCATTGTTACGCAGGCACCAGGCCCCTCTAACAACATATCAGCTGTCTAATGGAGGCTACAGACTCACCTGTGCAGAATGCGCCCTCTCATGGGCAGCAGGGCATCGTACACAGTCAGGGCATCGTTCACACAGTCGCTGGGCTCAATGTGGAACGAGGTGACGGTCAGACGGATCAGAGAGCCTGGGACAGCAGTGAGTTTCACATAGCAGTTCACACCACCCCATGATGAGAAGACGTTTAAAGGGACGCTCACTCCAGGGAGGTTGGCATACAGCTTATCTACACACTGGGAGCCTGgggggaaaagaaaacaaaactcatGGACACACTACATGACAGACAGTGGAAGTTTTCTTACACATAAGTATTGGTGCCTACCTGCTCCATTTGATGAATAATCTGATCGCTGGACAGCTGCAGGAAGACACAGTAATCAGTCTCTGCATTCATAAACACACTTGTaggatgcacatgcacacacactgacgcaCCATTGATGAGGATGGAGTCTATATCCACCGGGAGACCCAGCAGGTAGCCTACAGACGACCTGTTCTGCAGAGTGGTATGGACTGAGTCTCTGAAAATGGCTCCTACACACTCCTCACACACTGCTGGGCTCTTTAGTCGAGGAACCACAAACACCATCCAGAAATGAACCAGCACGCCGCCCTTATTGTTGTTACTGGGTGAGGAAAACAGAGTTTACTTTGAAACTTTAAAAACAGGGTGTGTTGCtccaaaaaatgttgaaactgcaTGAAACTGGATCAGctccatgatgatgatgatgagtaaGAGGCCCACTGTACCTGAGGTCTGAAATGACAGCTTGCTTGTAGAGTCTGGCCACTGAGGACATCTTGTACACATTGCTCACCTGCGAGACACCAGCAATTACCAGCTAGACTCTCTCAGATCTCATGTGCAGCACTAACCATCATGTAAATAACAGGGTGACACCTATACAtaccacatgttgtattttgtttgccATGGATACAAACTCATGGGACTCTGCCTGGCGGTACTCGGGGATAAACTCCACATTGGCAACACGGAACATCCCAGCAAAATACACTCCACTGTTGCTTTCCCTGCGGACTGGGGAAgtggaaatgtgcattaaatgGTGCAGTTAAGATACTGACACATTGTTTGTGGAATATACGCATCAGGATTCATTCACTTACACAGGAAGACCCAAAGCAGTGACCACATGATAGTCACCACCACAAACACCACCGCTGCAATGATGATAGCAAGGTGCGGGACGCTCAAAAGACGAGCCCACAGCCTCTTGAGTCCCTTGGGCTTCCGTCTGGTCTTCCTGTACATCCTGCGGAGCTTCTGCTGCAGAGTATGGTCGACTGTGGCCACCTCCACAGACACATCTGCAATCTACAGCCAGGGAGGGGGACACATTCACACTTCAAACTGCTCATCATGGTAGCAGTAAATCATAATTGCCCTTTTGAGCTGTCACATAAATCTGTGTAGATTCTAATAAGGATGTGGTTTATGATGCTCTCTTGATACTGAAGATCCCTCACTGAGTAGAGCCCTCGGGATTCAGTGTTTGGATGTAAGAGCACAAGAGAGCAACGCTGGCTCTGCTGGAGGAGCATAAGTAGGTTAAATTACCAGAGAAACATCAAGAGGGCATAACCTTGCCTCTACCATTCTTCTCTTATCACTGTACCTCATCCAGGTCAGCTAGTTTGGATTACAGTAGACTGAACAATATGCTAATCAATCCAAAAAGCACAGAGACATCTGTGAGCAAATGTTTAAATAGTACAAGGTCAAAGCACACACTTAAAGAATATCAATGTGccttaaattaaactaaaccaACACATTCAACTGTCAATCAGGTGACAATGATGTAAGCTGGTGTCTGCTGGTAATGACGCTCCATTACTGGTCACTTTAGTGACTCCACCAGATGCAGCGCTCGCCTCTCATTGAGTTACCCGGTGCACATATATTATTCATTCAGTGTCATCCCATACTGTGCAGGCAGCACTTAATCCATCACAGGTTAGCAAGATGAAGATTCCCacgggaaaaaaagaaattcttTTTCACACATATTTAATCAAGCAACATGACAACAGATGtaagttaaaggttttttttatgttatgtgCTCTCAAATCTCCAGGGTTTAATCTGGAGAAATGGTGACAAATATTTCCATTACAATGTGACAAAAGGATTTAAAATGTTGTGCTTTGAGTCAGGGTGCTTCTAGAAAAATAAAGATACATCTTACTTACACTGGCAGCGTCCGGTTGAGATGCATCATCATCTCCGCTTGTCTTCTTGTTTGCTTCACGCTCTGTGCCCATGTCACAGGCATCCCTTCAAGCCTCTATCATCTAATTCCTGGTTTCTGGTTTTTAAGATCCATTCTCTCTTCCTTCAGAACAAAAACTGCCTCATAAATGCAGCCACAAACTGTGTGGAGCCACACGGCAAGCACACTGTTTGGATGCACAGTCAACAGGTGTGTGAAACCAGATCCTGGTGATGCAGAAACAAGGAGCTCGCTGATGGCAACGTACCTCCTCCAGTCCTATGGCTAATGTTTCATTCATTAACTTCTATCACTGCCTTCTATTAAATTCACATGAACTAATATTCAACAGCCGCAAACAGTCTGCTCTGCTGTGTTTGCTCTGGAGTAAAAAGGAAACAACCCGATGAGTAAACAGAATTATCTTAAAGCAACAACATTCTTGTTTGGTATGTTTGTACAAGAGTTTTATTTACAATGTTAACAAGGTAGGTGTCAGTTAATTTATCCTCTGGCTGTTTGGTGCTCAGAGTTGACAGACtcgaagcaaaaaaaaaaaaaaagggtccagCTTCAGTGACATAAACTAAAACCATGTTTGTCCACTTAAAATGCAGAATATATATTGTTGTcataattaacattaaaaaaaatctttcagtTGGAATTAATAAGACAAAGGGGTGGGAGTCTCTTGAGTGAGCAGCATCTTTAACAACAAAACGAACAGTCAGTATTTTAACACTTTTGTCGTGCCCACGTCAAACTGTAGGCACTGAACGTCATcatgaaacaaacacagacacacagaaagacacatgAGGCACAAAAACAGGACTTCATGGTACATtcacaggcaaaaaaaaaaaaatacaggaaaaataaagtgttcTTTGAGTCTTCAGGACGGTTGTGTGCTCATGGGCACAGGGAGGAAGAAAACATGAGGGTGCAAAGCCTCATTTCCTGAAAAAGGCATTGCGGGTGATGCTGTACAACAGGTGATAAGGCTTTCGTTTTGGGGGCTCGGCCAGTGAAAAGACCTGCTGCTGAGGCACGCTGGTTGGAATGGTGATGTGACGCTGGTGAAGTGGGTGAAGGTTTTGGTGGTGTGGTGGGCCAGAGCCAGAGTAACCAATGTCTGAATGGTGAACaggcagaacaaaaaaaaaacaaaattacaaataaaaaaaatcaacattaagataaaacaaataaagagtagataaactaaataaaaatgttttcttacttttgcTCTTCTTCTGTTTGGCTCTTCTGGCATTAACAATAGCCTGTTTTCTTTGCTCTTCACTGATCTCCATCCCTgccaggaaacacacacaaatacaccttCAGGTCAAAATATTTCGGACCACCCCCTTTTTCCAACAATCATTTCACCctgttcacctttttttttaatctctaccCACAGTAGCTGTCTTGCGTCATGAATGAAAGGAATTCAGCAGGACTCACCCATCTCTTGATCTTCCTTCACTCTGTATCTCTCCTTGGCAAACGCCTCTAACCACCTCTGCTTGTCCTGGGCCTTCCTgcagcacagcacacacacaaactctagGGTGGAGGCGTGGCGCAGGCGCAGAGCATTCCTCAGGGTCAGGCCCAGGTCTGGGTCCCGCCCGTCAGACACGTCCACCACTTCGGTCTGGTCCATATCCAGCCGTCCCCGGTAGTGGAGCAGGTCTCTGCGCAGGACGTCTTTTTTACAGAAGACCAGCTGGTGGTCAAACAGGAAGAAGCTGCGCTGTTGCATTTTGCCTTGTCGGATGACCCGAGTCAGCTCACCAGAGTGGATCAGCTCTGAGCTGCGCTCCAGTACATCAGGTCCCTGCGCAAACACATTTACATTGAGTCGACAGatttataaaaaacatttaaaaggatggtttgcattttttaaagctgggttgtatgaggtactcatCCaccacagtagatgtcagttggcatgctcccagtttggagaagcagacaggagtaccgcTATGGGAGCCAAGCAATGTAGTGCTGTGAACGGTTTAGCAGCAAAATATATCTTAGCTGCCAACCCAAAATATGAATATCACTATCATTAAGTAGACcctatattaagaatattttcactgctctaTCTTGCCGTCTGACAGCCCTTTCCTTCGGGGCAACCTTTTTTTGAACTGTAGAACTTCCGTATTCGTATGCATTTCTCTCTTTTGGCCCGATTAGGTCTCCCTCTGGAAAAGTTCTATTACATATTCTGGTTCATAGAGGTATGGTCttgtctccacagtgaatggcattttattgtcactgtcaatcacttttttttttttttaaagttgttgTCTTCTTCACACACTCTAAAAGTCTGATACGCACAGCTGATCTGTGGCGTAATACAGTGCATGGCACAGTTGGGCGCTTTTGCGTAGGAATACATAAGTTATATCGATGAGAAAATGTAGAGCCAAATGaagggctgtctgacaacaAGGTGAAGTGgttaaaatattctcaatatagcctATACTTTAAATGATATTGTTTAAGGTGAGccttttcttttagttggcTAAAGCAAGTTTATCTGCTGCCCCTATCCACAGCAGTAGATCACTTTGCTTCTATATCGGCATTCCTGCTTGCTTCTACAAACTGGGGGTGCACCGTTTGCCATGCACTATGGGCTAAACACTTACTATGGAtaaatacctcatacaaccctgcttcaaaaaatccaaattattgctttagtattttttttaaacataggGCTGGAAAACAGGCAACTtttaattaaagggatagtgcacccaaaaatgaaaattcagccattatctactcacccatatgctgacggAGGCCCTGGTTAAGTTTTAGAGcgctcacatcccttgcggagatcggcgggtggaGTGGCTAGCACACTTAATGATagacagcgccccagactaacgtccaagaacacaaaattgaatccacaaagtatcttcatactgctcatccatagtgatctaagtgtgctgcagccgcgacataaaaagatgtttcgaaaaacgtcatatgaactctgtttttagcctcactgtagcctgtactgagagaccagcgaaagcatgagctttgctcacccgtgtttacatcacgtgacacgtgcaccgcagggggagacaacggtagccacagagctaaaagataatttgcactacggtcttttagcaaagtacagcccaacatgtctgaagactttgaaattgaggaggaacagcatttctttgttgagccctatttgtttgagcccgagtatacggaagtggaactcaggctactggacgaagcagctgccgcagctcatgagcctcagccagccgcagaataccggagtcgagcactggaaacctggtggtgtagttgtttcaaatgcaaagcaatgccaacggatgaggaaagtctttgctgctcagactgggaattggcaatgcctgcacttgagaatctgaaCATCattactgacgagactgctgctcttcagagatcaccgatcaccctgagcgcacacacgtgaacgcagagcacagagaagcagtcagagctacaggctacagtgaggctaaaaacagagttcatatgatgtttttcgaaacaactttttatgtcgcggctgcagcacacttggatcactatggatgaccAGTATgaagatactttgtggattcaattttgtgttcttggacgttagtctggggcgccgtctaccattaggtATGCTAGCCGCTCtacccgccgatctccgcaagggacgtgaggactctaaaacttcaccagggcctccgtcggcatatgggtgagtagataatggctgaattttcatttttgggtgcactatccctttaataaccAGAGTAAAAAGTGGAACAATATTGATTTGTCATCATTACCTCCCAGTGTAGAATGGCCACTTGCCAGTGAGCGATGGTGTCAAGACTCTCCAGCCGTCTCTTCCTCTCATTTATCAGACTGGCCACGTTCTTCATAGCCTCATACGCTTTGCTCACTCCGCTGTAGTCACTGCAATGAATCAGCAAAGGAACAATGAGCAGAGGGTCAACCTTACACAAAAACTGACAGacaagacatttttatttagaGTTGCACACTGCTTTAATCTCAGTCATGGGAAAGTAAGTAATTAAACCACTGAGTGTGTTCTTTATTTAAAGTGCAATTCATCAAAATATTGTGTAGTAgagctttgattctctgccCAAGCCCAACTGGGACCAACCCTACCCGTTGGGTTAAGGCGGGGCTGAGTTGTTATATCTTAGTATTCCACCAGGCTTAAATCAGGTCAGGTTCTTGCCAATttatctgtgtctttttttctgatgaaaCTGGCTAAATGGCAGGAGTTGCATTGGACTGAATCAAGAAGGAAATAGAGAGGAAGCAGGCAGGGGGGCTGCACTAAAGAGATTGGAAGagtgacagaaaaacagagcaATACAGTGGGAAATGGGGAAAAGAGCATGCACAAAAAAGGGATGggcaaagacagagaaaagggcTGCAAGGCAATGTGGTTGGCAGTGTTTGCTTCTTCCTCCCTATCAGTGGGAGA from Epinephelus lanceolatus isolate andai-2023 chromosome 20, ASM4190304v1, whole genome shotgun sequence includes these protein-coding regions:
- the tmprss7 gene encoding transmembrane protease serine 7 encodes the protein MYRKTRRKPKGLKRLWARLLSVPHLAIIIAAVVFVVVTIMWSLLWVFLFRRESNSGVYFAGMFRVANVEFIPEYRQAESHEFVSMANKIQHVVSNVYKMSSVARLYKQAVISDLSNNNKGGVLVHFWMVFVVPRLKSPAVCEECVGAIFRDSVHTTLQNRSSVGYLLGLPVDIDSILINAVQRSDYSSNGAGSQCVDKLYANLPGVSVPLNVFSSWGGVNCYVKLTAVPGSLIRLTVTSFHIEPSDCVNDALTVYDALLPMRGRILHRLCEPVSSSVSLVSTSNVMLLSFRMTNGNKSFRGHFEAIAEEMCLSQIETHLEPDIGGQIYSPFHPSLLPPQCFCIWKFKTPNSALGVALQFQNYVLKPKGMKGCEHGWWKVNEIIFCGSYVGHQTVFRIADHSPEVEFRCSSRNSAQPFQASYSSYNISQPCPESHFLCSTGLCVEKSRRCDGLDDCQDESDEVFCSRPTKNCGGNSPLHPLYVCNGETDCTNGIDEINCTQETTCSAIRYQCNSGSCILKKNAKCDSVHDCQDHSDEADCACGRPSLVGKVGSSTGPERIVGGENSVEGEWPWQVSLHNSGNLYCGASVLSSDWLISAAHCFSKERLSDPRYWSAHLGMLTQGSAKYVAEIQRIVVHEYYNAYTFDYDIALLQLKKPWPPSLSPLVQPVCLPPPSHTVTDSHPCVVTGWGYRSEEDKVLPSVLQKAEVSLLSQTECKKRYGPVSPRMLCAGVLSGEKDACRGDSGGPLSCQAPGGGRWFLIGIVSWGAGCGRPNLPGVYTRVSKFTSWIYSHIS